In Zingiber officinale cultivar Zhangliang chromosome 1A, Zo_v1.1, whole genome shotgun sequence, the DNA window cacctggcttcactcaccaggatttccatctgcctagcttcactcactaggactttcacctggcttcactcaccaggatttccatctgcctggcttcactcaccaggacttttcttctgcctggcttcacttaccaggactttccttctgcctggcttcactcaccaggactttcctactgcctagcttcactcactaggtctttcattttgcctaacatcccagttaggacttcccagtcaagtatccggtcaaccttgacctacttgactcttcttcaatcaatatcttattgtcaaacatctaaaaccaaaccaaaactcagcctggttacccaggtcaaccttgacctgagggatattgcaccaacaatcccttccggaggtagaagcttcttcctcttgctccattcttgaagaagaactctcctcctcttcttccttagatgttgagtagccctcaacttctaattcctctcctccatgatgtgagctacttggctcacttgactcctcttcatggcttgaagtggagttcccctcatggaacttagccaagttgttccacaactccttagcattgttgtatccacctatcttacatagaatgtcattaggtaatgagaattcaaatactttcattacctcatcgttgattgtggaatggtggatttgttcccttgtccacttcttcttctcgagtggttttccttccttatccattggaggcttgaaacctaattgaacacaactccaattttcaaggttagtcataagaaaatacctcattcttaccttccaatacgcgaagtcgtcgcggtcatagaaaggtggaatggtgatgtcttctccgagttgatccatctctagcttgtgctccctcaggtgttaatccggcgaagagcgacctcgctctgataccacttgttaggatcgatggtcgcggctagagagggggggtgtgaatagccgccccaaatcgttcgtttctttctacaagtcacggttagcgcagcggaaataaacaatagaaacgacaacggagaatagcaaacctcaaactcgtcgatgtaacgaggttcggaggtgatactcctactcctcggcgtgtccgtaaggtggacgagccctatcaatccgtcggtggatgagtccccggagaaccggctaataagtactccttgtgggtggagaaacctcgccacaataacttgcaacagcaatatggaaatacaaagaagagcaagaacaaaatacacaatgaatgtacaaatactcgtttgccttctcgtcgactgaagtcccggatgaagcaccaacttcacggacgaatgccaacaagcaactcagtcgaagaagctcacccgaagctcaGCAAAggtgaagaagcagaagcttcggaccagaaaaAGAGTGAGAGAGTTActgcactgtagaagccctcggccctcttatacctgcatccacctgcgaagaagaagccagaagacagaagaccgttggctcacaacggatagttctggaccgatcaggctgaagcctgatcggtccaggatacctctgatcggtcctggggaccgatcagatcttcctctgatcggtccagggaccgatcagcatgcattcccttccttttctcccgaactttttgccttctgatcgttgtttcctgatcggtctgcagaccgatcagataacactcagtaggctattgtttggttactgatcggtcaccagactgatccagatacccagtgtatcactggatcgattcactgatcgattcagagcttgGTTTTTACCCGAACCatgtcccaaaccttccaaaccaacatccggtcaaccttgacttattggtacatcatgcttagcatccggtcactcccttgacctgctaagaccttcacaataccagatgtctgatcacccttgatccatctggattttcccttgcccggcttcattcaccaggactttcacctagcttcactcactagggttttcacctggcttcactcaccaggttttccaatctgcccggcttcactcaccaggactttccaactacctggcttcacttaccaggactttcccactgcctggcttcactcaccaggactttcccactgcctggcttcactcaccaggactttccgaactgtctggtttcactcaccaggactttccaaacttcctggcttcactcaccaggactttcccactgcctggcttcactcaccaggactttcccactgcctggcttcactcaccaggactttccgaactgcctggtttcactcaccagaactttttccaactgcctggcttcactcaccaggactttccctttcacctagcttctctcactaggattttcattctgcctaacatcccagttaggattttcattctgcctaacatcccagttaggacttcccagtcaagtatccggtcaaccttgacctacttgactcttcttcattcaacctgatcagaccttgatcagtatctctccgtatggacaactgcacctgcattgtccatgtctacatgtatttctgtattgtcaaacatcgaaccatgaccaaggtttacgcttggtcaactaggtcaaccttgacctaccggaaattgcaccaacaaggacttcccagtcaagtatccggtcatccttgacctacttgactcttcttcaatcagccttgcattgtcaaacatcgaaacccaaaccaagactcaagcttggtcaaccaggtcaaccttgacctgagggatgttgcaccaacattaagaagtcgttcgaaaaatctctgaacattccacgccatcaacatttacatgatgccattttcagtcaaataaggtgtcggatttcattagaggcaatggagttgatttctggttagctaaaatgtattgaggaaacatctcaccagctatccggcagatgcaactgttctatcaaaattgtatacaGATTGTCATGcgagcatgatcttgcacattaccattactttttcattccaattccgcttcagagtatcaacgctcattggaggagattgtcgaCGCACGTACATCAGTTTAATGACGAGGGAGCAGAACCTAACaggacatcccacgttgttgagatattagatgggatggatccatatatgcgagagcatatgataaacaagtttcttgatatgattgatccatctcaaagtacattgcgagctccttcatacaacacagaacatagaggtcaacctacgggtagagatgagcaaagtggacgccgcatatcttctttcggagaagcatccacttcaggatctagggtctctcaaccgATTGCAACATCTCAAGGGAGAGGGAAACATGGAAGAGGGTCGAAGGTTCGcaatactcaaacgacccatgatcactctctagttccacccatccatgatacttatattgagaaattacctgtgcctctgcagcgttatatttctcacactgttgatgttcaacctgatagtcattgtggattcagggcaatagctgcactaattAGTTATGGTGAAGAAGGTTGGATTCAAGTACGATTTGcgcttatagaagagattcaacaaaataaggatctatatgatcaactttatccagatccaaatttggtaaccaatctattattctcattgaattatttCAAGCAGTGGGCATCAGAAATATATTGGATGGACGctatgcctttgggaattgtcatcgtatcaaggtacaatcttgtacttcatacatttgatgagaatattgggagttgttttactcacttgccattaagaactcctccagttccaaaccaagagcgtcgagaaatagctattgctcatgttggcaatcacttcgtacaagttttcttatatcctcattatcctgtaccacccattccaacttggtgttggcaacattcatcgtatgaagctaaaggatgggtCACTCGTTATAGGACACGTACGAAGTAATAGGTGCACCACCACCAAACGCatcgggagcagaatttggaggcaatattgattaagatttctatttttatatgtttttatgttttttttttgtattattacatgtactcttcatttgaaaaaaatatgtttgttcttaagttatgaatgtgttcattattaattggtagtattttttttagttttaaatataaactaaaaataaataaaagattataaacatataaaaaaattattgaaaaaaataaaattgataaaaaattgattaaaaaaaataataaaaaaataaaattaaaaaaaaatcaattgaaaaaaatataagtattatgaaaaaaaatagtaaattaaattaattaaaaaaataaaaactaaataaaatttatataaaattgaaaaataaagtattgataaaaaataataaattaaattaattaaaaaataaaattaaataaaatttaaaatataattgtatgagagttatttttaaataaaattaatttaaaaattaaaattaaatgaaaattaaatgaaataaaaaaaaacaacgaGGAGACTACATGCGTCTTTTGGcaaggagagagaaagagagaggggGAGGTGAAGGAGATGTGTTTGCCGATCaatttctatttaaaaaaaattatttattaatttatcaaaattaaaacataattcttaattaatacttaaaaaaatttaaaaacagatGCCTTCGCACGTCCGCCcccatatataatatataatattgaTGATAATAGGTGCTGTCGCTGTCGTCCATAATGGAGTTACGAATAAAATAAgcatttaagaatttttttttttttttaacgttATAAGTCCTGAATGGAGtaataaatatttgaaaattttagtggatttattttatttttagaagttGGTATTTGAACAATCGACGCATTATATAGGGCCGGGGAAGTCAAATAGTTAAGAAACAACTCTGGTCTACTTTTCTTTCACTATATTTTGTATATTATTTGTTTGTCGACAGAAAGTGGTTTATTTTCAATCATTATCGAGCTGCAGGTTCTAGGAAGTTTCCTCTGACATCTAAGATGATTAATCATTCTATAAATAAGGGGGATCGGATTCTTTTTTAATTTCCTCTGATCCAGCAATTGCAACGGAATGGAGAAGGAGAAGGTGGGCGATTCTCACTCGTCTTCAGATCCCGTTTCGCCAACTAGTAACGAGATGATGAAGGAGGTGAAGAGTTCTTTCTCGTCTTTCGGaaataattaaatcttaaaattctCTCCGACTTAATTTCTGAAACCATGTAGCTAGCTAGAGATTCATGCATGATAAAACTACGTTTTCTATATTTTTCTCGCAGCCTCCGCGGAGACTCGGCATAGGTACTCCAGAAATCTGTTTCGAAAAGATAAAAAGTGTCTTAGAAAAGCTTAAAGGTGTGATTGATTCCTTGCATAAAAGAGCAGTCTTTTTTCTGTTATTATCATGCAATGGGCATTTAATTAACACCTCTTTCTCTCTCTGATTGATTTCCAGGGGTATTATCTCTTTTATTTATTGGATTATCTCTCTTGTTTTCAACATCCTATCGGGCGATAATGGGAATGGTGATGATCATGAGTTACCTTCATACTCAGAAGTATACAATGGAGTTAGAAAATGAGAGGGGCGATGCCATCAACGATGCAATCAAGTCAATTACTGAACTTGATGCAATTAAgttagaaggagaagaaaaagaagatgatgatgatgatgatgatgatgatgttattcacgatgaaaatgaaaatgacgaagaagaagaaataaaacttTTTCTTGCATCTGTTTTTGATCATAGTGATGATCACCAGAGGTAAaatgatttataaattttatttatgaatattatacttgaataatttaaaatttttatttgtgaatattagaaaactaaatatatatgtatttaaatttatttatttaatttaataaaattttatatttatttatttatttatttaataaaatttttaaatttatttatttatttaattatatatatatatatcaaatcaacttaaataattttttaaataaattaaatattaaatttattcataaatatttgattcAGGGTCGCCCCCCGCCGCATGGGTATGTCATTACCCGTAGGCAGGATCCCTGAGATACCAATTCCCGAAGTTACTGCTCGGCGTACGGAAGTGCTCTACCATAGTGAAAAAGAAACGGAGTCCGGAAATTACCACAATGGCAGAGATAGGACCGTAATGCCCATGGACTACATTCAGCGTAAAACGTCACGAGTGTCGGCGTTGCAAGAAATTGCGTCACGAGTGCCAGAAGTTGCTGATACGAAAATCACAATGGAGCACAGTAAAAATAGT includes these proteins:
- the LOC122009254 gene encoding uncharacterized protein LOC122009254 → MEKEKVGDSHSSSDPVSPTSNEMMKEPPRRLGIGTPEICFEKIKSVLEKLKGVLSLLFIGLSLLFSTSYRAIMGMVMIMSYLHTQKYTMELENERGDAINDAIKSITELDAIKLEGEEKEDDDDDDDDDVIHDENENDEEEEIKLFLASVFDHSDDHQRVAPRRMGMSLPVGRIPEIPIPEVTARRTEVLYHSEKETESGNYHNGRDRTVMPMDYIQRKTSRVSALQEIASRVPEVADTKITMEHSKNSRRWWQSWWR